The DNA segment TCCCATACCTCGAGgtgctcccctgccctggcagagtTCTCCTCCAGTGGGATTGGCTCCGCTCCCAAAGCACAGGGATCCTGGTCCTGGCTGCCCAGAGGTGTCTGCTCAGCTCCTGGCTCAACCTGGGGACAGGCAATGGCATGAGACTGGGACATGCCTGTcctgggagaggagctgtgggaCAGGACCCACGGGGTGCTGAACCCCAAAGGAAACCACGAGGCTTTGCAGCCCTAGAGAAGAGTCTGGAAAAACTCCCATGCCTGGCAAGGAGACAGCGAGGTGGAGAGTGAAAGGGCTGGAcgagagagaggagggaggcattccagtggctgaagagccctgggggtgcagcccccctgcctgccccggGAGCAGGGGAATCTCCTACCGGTGTCCCCGGAGCCGCCTGCTCCGGCCCCGCAGCGCAGGGATCAGTGGCCGGGCTCCTCGGAGGGGTCCTGGCTGGCTCAGGGGTCTTGGGGACCTCCCCACTCCCCTCTGGCAGGTCCTGGGGGAAACCACAACACCACACAGGGCTCAGACCGAGCCCCCTTGGGtcactgctgggagctgggacgGGGGGGGCAGGTAAAACCCCACAACCTGGCTCTGTTCCGGCCTCTCCACAGGAccctggggggacacgggtggCTGGGGAGGATCAGGGGGCTGCAGCTCTTTCCTGGCCTCCGGCTGGCTCGTCTTGGGGCGGGGAGGAGAGGCCCTGGAGGGTGGTTtgtgccctgcagagcaggaaacAACGGCAGAGCCAGCATATCCCTAGCTCTGCTCAgggagatgctggagagcaCCAAGGAAGCAGGAATGGGGGCAGCACAAACCTCTGGGGGGTCTGGGACCCCACCCACACGGGATCAGGGTCAGCTCCCGGCGGCTCCTGCGAGGGCGTCGGCCGTGTCTCCCCCTGGGGGGGTCGCAGTCCCAGGGGGGGTCACAGTCCCAGGGGGGGTCACAGTCCCAGGGGGGGCCCCTGCCATGGAACCCCCCTCgtctcctgcagcagcaaaggcagccccggggccggggggcacTTTAGGAAGGGGTCTCCAGTGCAACCCCCCTCTACgctgagcagggccaggagtgtCACCCCGTGGCTGTGCCCCCACGCAGTGCCCACCCCCAGTGCCCCTTCGtgccaccccacagccacacggaccccctgaacccccaCCCTGGGCACGGCACTCACCCTGGTGGGCCAGCTGGATGCCAGGGTGggggctgctcctcctccaaGGGGGGTTCAGGACAGGGGCCAGGCTGCCACTCCTGTAGGAAAGGGGGTGGGTTTAGACAGGGAATGGGACAGGGAATCCTGCGACAGCAGAGTGGAGGCTGAGCTGGGAAACCCGTCCCCACACCCTGTCCTTGTCACCAGGGCAGCGAGTGGCCCCTGCCCCATTTACCCACTCCCCAGCCTCAGTCCTGCAGCTGCTACCACCCCCCAACCCACAAGCTCACCGGGAACCAGTCCTGTGTGAAGTCCTCCTCAGGTCCTCTGCCATTCCAGGGGGGCGGGGGGTAGTCATGGGGTGCCCATAtcctgtcctcctcctcctcgttcCAAGGGATGCCATCAGGGCCAGGGAAGGGTCTGGGACCCCTGGGATGATGCTGCAACAGGGAATGGTTGCCCATGAGGATGGTGGCACACTGGGGACACTCACCAAGCTGCCACCCCCTCAGCCCATCTGCCCCTCACCGGGTCCCAGCCCTCTCCAAAGTCATCCACAGGTCCTCGGATTTCTTCTCTGTCATCccaggggggtgctgggggatAGTCATGGGGTGCCCATATCctgtcctcctcttcctcattcCAAGGAATGCCATCAGGGAAGGG comes from the Pseudopipra pipra isolate bDixPip1 chromosome 25, bDixPip1.hap1, whole genome shotgun sequence genome and includes:
- the LOC135402636 gene encoding basic salivary proline-rich protein 2-like isoform X3, producing MFPPRGCRRGFPREPCPWGDGAGPCPPHGPEDAWDEPPWKHRRRRGRGGWFRPSPRDPRPFPDGIPWNEEEEDRIWAPHDYPPAPPWDDREEIRGPVDDFGEGWDPHHPRGPRPFPGPDGIPWNEEEEDRIWAPHDYPPPPWNGRGPEEDFTQDWFPEWQPGPCPEPPLEEEQPPPWHPAGPPGRRGGFHGRGPPWDCDPPWDCDPPWDCDPPRGRHGRRPRRSRRELTLIPCGWGPRPPRGHKPPSRASPPRPKTSQPEARKELQPPDPPQPPVSPQGPVERPEQSQDLPEGSGEVPKTPEPARTPPRSPATDPCAAGPEQAAPGTPVEPGAEQTPLGSQDQDPCALGAEPIPLEENSARAGEHLEVEQGSPAVPEAGTGDGSHPHSPTAPLDPTEREHPASSCSAEVGAELSPHSRGEQHLPSGAGEAEAEAAHDGVGLRAWGSSVACPPPQPLSLPQLLESLQPPENSQVPPGPAAEADAEPSQASPDPCTSPRTSPEPQHSPGSSETNLAGDGQQQLCFSLPTPSPSRRDLRSAAVLARKEAIELSYQRFSLNFAVVATMLLQKEPSMEATLGLALRASLRQGRIHHLQELENFIDSYDSATPSP